One segment of Gemmatimonadota bacterium DNA contains the following:
- the pstC gene encoding phosphate ABC transporter permease subunit PstC, translated as MTSAPPPEASPPAAALPTLEASRRGDRVFKGLLTMTALAVPVLMGFLVYELYDGAHLAIDRFGLRFITGNVWDPVAEEFGALPLIIGTLVSSCLALLIAVPLSLGVAVYLTEFAPTAIRQPIAFLIELLAAIPSVVYGLWGIFVLIPALKSTVFPFLRETLGFLPFFQGPIYGPSMGAASIILAIMVMPFIMSVAREVLLAVPGTQREAALALGATRWEAVMSAIIPYARSGIIGAVILGLGRALGETMAVTMLIGNRNEISASLFAPGYTMAAVIANEFTEAVGDMHLAALAYVALVLFMLTVLVNAAARLLIWRVSGRAPAGGKGA; from the coding sequence ATGACGTCAGCCCCGCCTCCCGAGGCCTCACCGCCTGCCGCGGCCCTCCCCACCCTTGAAGCCTCCCGGCGTGGGGACCGGGTCTTCAAGGGCCTGCTTACGATGACGGCGCTGGCGGTCCCGGTGCTGATGGGATTCCTGGTCTACGAGCTGTATGACGGCGCCCACCTGGCCATCGACCGGTTCGGCCTCCGGTTCATCACCGGCAACGTCTGGGACCCGGTGGCTGAGGAGTTCGGGGCGCTGCCGCTCATCATCGGGACCCTGGTCTCGTCCTGCCTCGCGCTCCTCATCGCCGTCCCGTTATCGCTGGGCGTGGCGGTCTACCTGACCGAGTTCGCCCCGACGGCGATCCGCCAGCCCATCGCCTTCCTGATCGAGCTCCTCGCGGCGATCCCGAGCGTGGTGTACGGGCTGTGGGGCATCTTCGTGCTGATCCCGGCCCTCAAGTCGACCGTGTTCCCGTTCCTCCGGGAGACCCTCGGGTTCCTCCCGTTCTTCCAGGGCCCGATCTACGGGCCGTCGATGGGCGCCGCCAGCATTATCCTGGCCATCATGGTGATGCCATTCATCATGTCGGTGGCCCGGGAGGTCCTGCTGGCGGTCCCCGGCACCCAGCGGGAGGCGGCGCTGGCGCTCGGGGCCACCCGCTGGGAGGCGGTCATGTCGGCCATCATCCCGTACGCCCGTTCGGGGATCATCGGGGCGGTGATCCTGGGCCTGGGCCGGGCGCTGGGCGAAACGATGGCCGTCACCATGCTGATCGGCAACCGGAACGAGATCTCCGCCTCGCTCTTCGCGCCCGGCTATACCATGGCCGCGGTGATCGCCAACGAGTTCACCGAAGCGGTCGGCGACATGCACCTGGCGGCGCTCGCGTACGTCGCGCTGGTGCTCTTCATGCTCACGGTGCTGGTGAACGCCGCGGCGCGCCTGCTGATCTGGCGCGTGTCAGGGCGCGCGCCGGCCGGCGGGAAGGGGGCCTGA
- the pstB gene encoding phosphate ABC transporter ATP-binding protein, producing the protein MTTNPATPGSVPAPSPAAAPALPLLRTTLTPRASQPAAVPGTAPAVSARDFRFSYDGRTPTLKGITLDIAPRMVTAIIGPSGCGKSTFLRSINRMHDLIPAHKYEGEILLHGTSIFAPGTDLVTLRQRVGMVFQRPNPFPKSIYDNVAYGPTLNRLVPRRDIPDLVERCLRQAALWDEVKDRLEEPGTGLSGGQQQRLCIARALGNQPDILLMDEPCSALDPIATQKVEELIFELKAAYTIVIVTHNMQQAARVSDVTAFFDRGELIETGDTERVFTTPANERTEAYITGRFG; encoded by the coding sequence ATGACCACGAACCCCGCGACACCCGGCTCCGTGCCGGCCCCGAGCCCGGCCGCCGCGCCGGCCCTGCCGCTCCTGCGGACCACCCTGACCCCGCGGGCCTCCCAGCCGGCGGCGGTGCCCGGGACGGCCCCCGCGGTCAGCGCGCGGGACTTCCGCTTCAGCTACGACGGGCGCACGCCCACCCTCAAGGGCATCACCCTCGACATCGCCCCGCGGATGGTCACGGCGATCATCGGGCCGTCGGGGTGCGGCAAGTCGACCTTCCTGCGCTCGATCAACCGGATGCACGATCTCATCCCCGCCCACAAGTACGAGGGAGAGATCCTGCTCCACGGCACTTCGATCTTCGCGCCCGGCACCGACCTGGTGACGCTGCGGCAGCGGGTGGGAATGGTGTTCCAGCGCCCCAACCCGTTCCCCAAGTCGATCTACGACAACGTGGCGTACGGCCCGACCCTCAACCGGCTGGTGCCCCGCCGCGACATCCCGGACCTGGTGGAGCGGTGCCTGCGGCAGGCCGCCCTGTGGGACGAGGTGAAGGACCGGCTGGAGGAACCAGGTACCGGGCTCTCGGGCGGCCAGCAGCAGCGGCTGTGCATCGCGCGGGCGCTGGGCAACCAGCCCGACATCCTCCTCATGGACGAACCCTGCTCGGCGCTCGACCCGATCGCCACCCAGAAGGTCGAGGAGCTGATCTTCGAGCTCAAGGCGGCGTACACGATCGTGATCGTGACCCACAACATGCAGCAGGCCGCGCGGGTGAGCGACGTGACGGCGTTCTTCGACCGGGGCGAGCTGATCGAGACCGGCGACACCGAGCGGGTGTTCACCACCCCGGCGAACGAGCGGACGGAAGCGTACATTACCGGGAGATTCGGATGA
- the pstS gene encoding phosphate ABC transporter substrate-binding protein PstS, translating to MSAGLLRGRLALVALLAAGAASQAEAQKLTGAGATFPNPIYTKWFDAYSKKAGVQINYQSIGSGGGIRQFTEGTVDFGASDGPMNESQIQAVSGNVVHIPTVLGSVVVTYNLPSLGTTQIKLDGSTLVDIFMGRITKWNDKRIQALNPGIALPGIDLIPVHRSDGSGTTYVFTDYLTKYSREWKDKVGYATSVNWPVGLGGKGNEGVTQQVKQVEGAVGYVELIYAIANKLPFAQIKNSAGAFVVPTLESTTAAAGSVKLAKDTDFRVSITNAPGAATYPISSYTWLLVKVDNPDATKAKLIRDFLAWMITDEAQNMAKDLSYAPLPAGIRELIAERIRSLRSAGKPIASN from the coding sequence ATGTCTGCTGGTCTGCTGCGCGGCCGCCTCGCCCTGGTGGCGCTGCTCGCCGCCGGTGCTGCCTCCCAGGCCGAGGCGCAGAAGCTCACGGGGGCCGGGGCGACCTTCCCCAACCCGATCTACACCAAGTGGTTCGATGCCTACAGCAAGAAGGCCGGTGTCCAGATCAACTATCAGTCGATCGGGTCGGGCGGCGGCATCCGGCAGTTTACCGAGGGCACCGTCGACTTCGGGGCCAGCGACGGGCCGATGAACGAGAGCCAGATCCAGGCCGTGTCGGGCAACGTGGTGCATATCCCGACGGTCCTGGGCTCCGTCGTGGTGACCTACAACCTGCCCTCGCTCGGCACGACCCAGATCAAGCTCGACGGCAGCACCCTCGTCGATATCTTCATGGGCCGGATCACCAAGTGGAACGACAAGCGGATCCAGGCGCTGAACCCGGGCATCGCGCTGCCGGGCATCGACCTGATCCCCGTCCACCGGTCGGACGGATCCGGGACCACCTACGTGTTCACCGACTACCTGACCAAGTACTCGCGGGAGTGGAAGGACAAGGTCGGGTATGCCACATCCGTCAACTGGCCGGTGGGGCTCGGCGGCAAGGGCAATGAAGGCGTGACCCAGCAGGTGAAGCAGGTGGAAGGCGCGGTTGGATACGTGGAACTGATCTACGCCATCGCCAACAAGCTCCCCTTCGCGCAGATCAAGAACTCCGCGGGCGCCTTCGTGGTGCCGACACTCGAATCCACGACGGCAGCGGCCGGCAGCGTGAAGCTCGCGAAGGACACCGACTTCCGGGTGTCCATCACCAACGCCCCCGGCGCCGCCACCTACCCGATCTCCTCGTACACCTGGCTTCTGGTCAAGGTGGACAATCCGGACGCCACCAAGGCCAAGTTGATCCGGGACTTCCTGGCGTGGATGATCACGGATGAGGCCCAGAACATGGCAAAGGACCTGTCCTATGCCCCACTCCCCGCCGGTATCCGGGAATTGATCGCGGAGCGGATCCGTAGCCTTCGGAGCGCCGGCAAGCCGATCGCGTCGAACTAG
- a CDS encoding PAS domain-containing protein: protein MSFAARLVWGTILVIVVAIAVHVVGAEIALRGDLERDTRANLEREARLVARALSADSLAWLGDVAHIARETGLRVTLIAPDGRVVAESEEAPESVPRMENHAERPEIREALAGRVGSDRRVSATVNRPLLYVAVPGGPGVVRVAAPLAATDTILSHVHNAFFGAALVALLIGSGLALVAGRSIARPLTTISQAARSIAQGAVPRFPRSGVPDIDELVRALREMHQQLDERFADLRRERAESAALVEAMVEGVIAADARGRIVTANGAARRLLGYEPEATLPALPQLFRAKAAREVVDAVLDGQRIPERELELDGQSVLLSARPLAHGGALLVLHDVTELRRLETVRRDFVANVSHELKTPLTSISGYAETLVQDPPDAETMRRFLGVIHNNARRMQRLVDGLLDLSKIESGGWRPAPEPVEIGAVARESWGLLADRAEQRKISYLGSVGPEAASVFADPDAVRQVLSNLFDNAIRHTPAGGRITFSAARRDGGVQLEVRDTGAGIPADHLPRIFERFYRADPGRARDDGGTGLGLAIVKHLVEAHEGEVDAESQLGRGTAIRCWFPDEAGIRS, encoded by the coding sequence ATGAGTTTCGCGGCCCGGCTGGTGTGGGGCACGATCCTGGTGATCGTGGTGGCCATCGCGGTGCACGTGGTGGGCGCGGAGATCGCGCTGCGCGGAGACCTCGAGCGCGACACCCGGGCCAACCTCGAGCGGGAGGCGCGGCTGGTGGCACGCGCACTGTCGGCGGACTCGCTGGCGTGGCTGGGCGACGTGGCCCACATCGCGCGCGAGACGGGCCTGCGGGTCACGCTGATCGCGCCCGACGGGCGGGTGGTCGCGGAGAGCGAGGAGGCGCCGGAGAGCGTGCCGCGGATGGAGAACCACGCCGAGCGGCCCGAGATCCGCGAGGCGCTGGCCGGCCGGGTCGGGAGCGACCGCCGGGTGAGCGCCACCGTGAACCGGCCGCTCCTGTACGTGGCGGTGCCCGGCGGGCCAGGGGTGGTCCGGGTGGCCGCCCCGCTGGCGGCCACCGACACCATCCTGAGCCACGTTCACAATGCCTTCTTCGGCGCGGCGCTGGTGGCGCTGCTCATCGGGTCGGGGCTGGCCCTGGTGGCGGGACGCTCCATCGCGCGCCCCCTGACCACCATCAGCCAGGCGGCCCGGTCCATTGCGCAGGGCGCGGTGCCGCGCTTCCCCCGCTCCGGCGTGCCGGACATCGACGAGCTGGTCCGGGCGCTGCGCGAGATGCACCAGCAGCTCGATGAGCGCTTTGCCGACCTGCGCCGGGAACGGGCGGAGAGCGCCGCGCTGGTGGAGGCCATGGTCGAGGGAGTCATCGCCGCGGACGCGCGCGGCCGCATCGTGACCGCCAACGGCGCCGCCCGGCGCCTGCTCGGCTACGAGCCGGAGGCCACCCTCCCCGCCCTGCCGCAGCTCTTCCGCGCCAAGGCGGCGCGCGAGGTGGTGGACGCGGTCCTGGATGGGCAGCGCATTCCGGAGCGCGAGCTGGAGCTCGACGGGCAGTCCGTCCTGCTCTCGGCCCGCCCCCTCGCCCACGGCGGCGCCCTGCTGGTGCTGCACGACGTCACCGAGCTGCGCCGCCTGGAGACGGTCCGGCGGGACTTCGTGGCCAACGTCTCCCACGAGCTCAAGACCCCCCTCACCTCCATCTCCGGCTACGCCGAGACCCTGGTGCAGGACCCGCCCGACGCGGAGACCATGCGACGGTTCCTCGGGGTGATCCACAACAACGCGCGCCGGATGCAGCGGCTGGTGGACGGGCTGCTCGACCTCTCGAAGATCGAGTCGGGGGGGTGGCGGCCCGCGCCGGAGCCGGTGGAGATCGGCGCGGTGGCCCGGGAGAGCTGGGGCCTGCTCGCCGACCGGGCCGAGCAGCGGAAGATCAGCTACCTGGGCAGCGTGGGACCGGAGGCCGCCTCCGTCTTCGCGGACCCGGACGCCGTGCGGCAGGTGCTCAGCAACCTGTTCGACAACGCCATCCGCCACACCCCGGCCGGCGGCCGGATCACCTTCAGCGCCGCGCGCCGGGATGGCGGGGTCCAGCTCGAGGTGCGCGACACCGGTGCCGGGATCCCCGCCGACCACCTGCCCCGCATCTTCGAGCGCTTCTACCGCGCCGACCCGGGGCGCGCGCGGGACGATGGCGGCACCGGCCTGGGCCTCGCCATCGTGAAGCACCTGGTCGAGGCCCATGAGGGCGAGGTCGACGCGGAGAGTCAGCTCGGCCGGGGCACCGCCATCCGCTGCTGGTTCCCCGACGAGGCCGGCATCCGATCGTGA
- the pstB gene encoding phosphate ABC transporter ATP-binding protein: protein MAEAPIRISTEHLTAVYGKFTAVKDVSLAFRANTVNALIGPSGCGKSTYLRTLNRMHELSDGGWITGKVLLDGEDIYGPKVSPMQLRRRIGMVFQKPTPFPTMSIYDNVAAGLRLNGRVARRALDEVVERSLRQAALWDEVKDRLGTSALALSGGQQQRLCIARTIAPRPEVVLLDEPTASLDPGGTQRIEELVFELKRAFTIVIVTHNMQQAARVSDTTTFFYMGSMIETGPTRQIFTAPREERTEAYITGRFG from the coding sequence ATGGCTGAGGCGCCCATCCGGATCAGCACCGAGCACCTGACGGCCGTGTATGGCAAGTTCACGGCGGTGAAGGACGTGTCGCTCGCGTTCCGGGCCAATACCGTCAACGCGCTGATCGGGCCGTCGGGGTGCGGCAAGTCCACCTACCTGCGCACGCTCAACCGGATGCACGAACTGTCCGACGGTGGCTGGATCACCGGCAAGGTGCTGCTCGACGGTGAGGACATCTATGGCCCGAAGGTGAGCCCCATGCAGCTCCGCCGGCGCATCGGGATGGTGTTCCAGAAGCCGACCCCCTTCCCCACGATGTCGATCTATGACAACGTGGCGGCGGGCCTGCGGCTCAACGGCCGGGTGGCCCGGCGGGCGCTCGACGAGGTGGTGGAACGCTCGCTCCGGCAGGCCGCGCTGTGGGACGAGGTCAAGGACCGCCTGGGGACGAGCGCGCTGGCGCTCTCCGGCGGGCAGCAGCAGCGGCTGTGCATCGCGCGGACCATCGCGCCGCGGCCGGAAGTGGTGCTGCTGGACGAGCCCACCGCCTCCCTCGACCCGGGCGGGACCCAGCGCATCGAGGAGCTGGTCTTCGAGCTCAAGCGGGCCTTCACGATCGTGATCGTGACCCACAACATGCAGCAGGCCGCCCGGGTGAGTGACACCACGACCTTCTTCTACATGGGGTCCATGATCGAGACGGGCCCCACCCGCCAGATCTTCACCGCCCCGCGCGAAGAACGCACGGAAGCCTACATCACGGGACGTTTCGGATGA
- a CDS encoding glycosyltransferase family 1 protein, with amino-acid sequence MRILYCTDTFRPEVNGVTTVLATMRDGLRRRGHEVMILSPRYDRPTDDESGVLRLAAVPCPGYAQVRLSWPWGRGLARALDGFGPDLVHLVTEGPLGLFGGAYARRRGLPVVTSFHTDFPRYAAEYLGNWAVGPTRAWLRRFHAGAAFTQTPSAATRDDLLALGVPRPVVWGRGVDTALFHPSRRARPRGAAPLEVLHVGRLAVEKDVATLVAAFTLAQARLGDRARFTVAGDGPEAAAVRAALPFARHLGFLPREALAGIYADAELFVFPSPTETCGLVALEALASGVPVIGAAAGGIPENLREGITGCLVPAGDAAGFADRIVELAGDEPRRAAMGQAARAFAVGRDWNRELDELEADYERLRCASTAAPAPSAWPTTTSVA; translated from the coding sequence ATGCGAATCCTCTATTGCACGGACACCTTCCGGCCCGAGGTGAACGGGGTCACCACCGTGCTCGCGACCATGCGGGACGGCCTCCGGCGTCGCGGGCATGAGGTCATGATCCTCTCGCCGCGCTACGACCGCCCCACCGACGACGAGTCCGGGGTACTCCGCCTCGCGGCGGTGCCCTGTCCCGGCTACGCGCAAGTGCGGCTCTCGTGGCCTTGGGGCCGAGGACTGGCTCGGGCCCTCGACGGCTTCGGGCCGGACCTGGTCCACCTGGTGACCGAGGGACCGCTGGGCCTCTTCGGCGGGGCGTACGCCCGGCGCCGCGGCCTGCCGGTGGTCACCTCCTTCCACACCGACTTCCCGCGCTACGCCGCGGAGTACCTGGGGAACTGGGCCGTGGGTCCCACCAGGGCGTGGCTGCGGCGCTTCCACGCGGGCGCGGCCTTCACCCAGACCCCGAGCGCCGCCACCCGGGATGACCTGCTTGCGCTCGGCGTGCCCCGACCGGTGGTCTGGGGGCGCGGGGTGGACACCGCCCTCTTCCATCCGTCCCGGCGCGCTCGTCCGCGGGGCGCCGCGCCCCTCGAGGTGCTGCACGTCGGTCGGCTGGCCGTGGAGAAGGACGTCGCCACGCTGGTGGCGGCGTTCACGCTGGCGCAGGCGCGGCTGGGGGATCGGGCCCGGTTCACGGTGGCCGGCGACGGCCCCGAAGCCGCCGCCGTCCGCGCTGCGCTCCCCTTCGCGCGCCACCTGGGCTTTCTCCCGCGCGAGGCGCTGGCCGGGATCTACGCCGATGCGGAGCTGTTCGTCTTTCCCTCGCCCACGGAGACCTGCGGCCTGGTGGCGCTCGAGGCGCTGGCCTCGGGGGTGCCGGTGATCGGCGCGGCGGCAGGCGGCATCCCCGAGAACCTGCGGGAGGGGATCACCGGATGCCTGGTGCCGGCGGGCGATGCCGCCGGCTTCGCCGACCGGATCGTGGAGCTGGCGGGCGACGAGCCGCGCCGCGCGGCGATGGGGCAGGCGGCGCGGGCCTTCGCAGTGGGGCGGGACTGGAATCGCGAGCTCGACGAGCTCGAGGCGGACTACGAGAGGCTCAGGTGCGCGAGCACGGCCGCGCCGGCGCCAAGCGCCTGGCCGACGACCACGTCCGTGGCGTAG
- a CDS encoding alkaline phosphatase family protein, whose amino-acid sequence MPAGYRRVLLVIIDGLRPDAVTAAGMPTLDRLMTLGWRAGAATTVRPSVTVAALTSLATGVSPARHGIDHPSLTRLGRIRGLAPLPVELRRHGVETTILAPTLGGATRWMAGALLRLGGVSRLGGGTGAPGLLLEQAALHLAAASGPAFVVAYVNDTDLAGHAWGWMSAPYLQAAAIIDRGLRHLEPLLEDPETLVIVTADHGGGGVLPNDHDHPHPINDRIPLVLLGTGVQRTDAPAGSAHLLDIPPTVLWSLGAAIPAQYEGRVLSEAFAPAEVLA is encoded by the coding sequence GTGCCTGCTGGGTACCGGAGGGTGCTGCTGGTCATCATCGATGGGCTCCGTCCCGACGCCGTCACGGCCGCGGGCATGCCGACACTCGATCGGCTGATGACGCTGGGCTGGCGGGCAGGCGCGGCCACGACCGTGCGGCCGAGCGTCACCGTGGCGGCCCTCACGTCGCTGGCGACCGGGGTGTCTCCCGCACGGCACGGGATCGACCACCCGAGTCTGACCCGGCTGGGCCGAATCCGGGGCCTGGCACCGCTTCCGGTCGAACTCCGGCGGCACGGCGTGGAGACCACCATCCTTGCCCCCACCCTCGGCGGCGCCACCCGCTGGATGGCCGGTGCGCTGCTGCGCCTGGGCGGCGTGTCCCGGCTGGGGGGAGGGACCGGCGCCCCCGGGCTCCTGCTCGAACAGGCGGCGCTGCACCTCGCGGCAGCCAGCGGGCCAGCCTTCGTGGTGGCGTACGTCAACGACACCGATCTCGCCGGGCACGCCTGGGGCTGGATGTCGGCACCTTACCTCCAGGCCGCGGCGATCATCGACCGCGGCCTGCGCCACCTCGAGCCGCTGCTCGAGGACCCCGAGACGCTGGTGATCGTCACGGCCGATCACGGCGGAGGCGGGGTGCTCCCCAACGATCACGATCATCCGCACCCGATCAATGACCGCATACCGCTGGTGCTCCTCGGGACCGGGGTGCAGCGGACGGACGCGCCGGCAGGGTCGGCGCACCTGCTGGATATCCCGCCCACCGTCCTGTGGAGCCTGGGGGCGGCGATCCCCGCCCAGTACGAGGGGCGGGTGCTCAGTGAAGCCTTCGCGCCGGCCGAGGTGCTGGCGTGA
- the phoU gene encoding phosphate signaling complex protein PhoU produces the protein MSVDMHRHFHDELNDVKVRLLTMSGEAEAALGLAVEALLERDGAKAQAVIQNDRVIDTMEMEVEETCINLLALQQPMARDLRMLTSALKIANDLERVGDHAVNIAQSAARLAQARPITPEPEIVEMARLARDMLSDALEAFIRGDADEAREICLRDDKVDTLHRSVFRILLTHMMEDPHMIGAGMELFLVSRNLERVADLATNVAEDVVFLVEGKSIKHHAEDRGEPRSSGTHRSPPAA, from the coding sequence ATGAGCGTCGACATGCACCGGCACTTCCACGACGAGCTGAACGACGTGAAGGTCCGCCTGCTCACCATGTCCGGGGAGGCCGAGGCGGCCCTCGGCCTGGCCGTGGAGGCCCTGCTCGAGCGGGATGGCGCCAAGGCGCAGGCGGTCATCCAGAACGACCGGGTGATCGACACCATGGAGATGGAGGTCGAGGAGACCTGCATCAACCTGCTGGCCCTGCAGCAGCCGATGGCGCGCGACCTCCGCATGCTCACCTCCGCGCTCAAGATCGCCAACGACCTCGAGCGGGTGGGGGATCACGCGGTGAACATCGCCCAGTCGGCGGCGCGGCTGGCGCAGGCCCGGCCGATCACCCCCGAGCCCGAGATCGTCGAGATGGCGCGGCTGGCCCGCGACATGCTCTCCGACGCCCTCGAGGCCTTCATCCGCGGCGACGCCGACGAGGCCCGGGAGATCTGCCTCCGGGACGACAAGGTGGACACCCTGCACCGCTCGGTGTTCCGCATCCTGCTCACCCACATGATGGAAGACCCGCACATGATTGGCGCGGGGATGGAGCTCTTCCTGGTGAGCCGCAACCTCGAGCGGGTGGCCGACCTGGCCACCAACGTGGCGGAGGACGTCGTGTTCCTGGTCGAAGGGAAGTCCATCAAGCACCACGCCGAGGACCGGGGCGAGCCCCGGAGCTCGGGCACGCACCGGAGCCCCCCCGCCGCATGA
- a CDS encoding phosphatase PAP2 family protein: MLLRLTTQDRRLVAALARREAPEWLDRGFRVLTHAGGATATISLSLGLMLHPATRGAGLVTGAANLLSHLAVQGLKRAIVRPRPSLAMPGVTPLARIPDHFSFPSGHSAAAMAVALGLLLALPLVGLPALAVALLVGMSRVYLRVHYATDVVVGQALGAGAAVLAHLSLS; this comes from the coding sequence ATGCTGCTGAGGCTTACCACCCAGGACCGCCGGCTGGTCGCCGCGCTGGCGCGCCGCGAGGCGCCGGAGTGGCTTGACCGCGGCTTCCGCGTCCTCACCCATGCCGGCGGGGCCACGGCCACGATCAGCCTCTCGCTCGGGCTGATGCTGCATCCGGCCACCCGCGGCGCGGGTCTGGTCACGGGGGCGGCCAACCTGCTCTCCCACCTCGCGGTGCAGGGTCTCAAGCGCGCGATCGTCCGTCCCCGCCCCTCGCTCGCGATGCCGGGCGTCACCCCGCTGGCGCGGATCCCCGACCACTTCTCGTTCCCCTCCGGGCACTCCGCCGCGGCCATGGCGGTGGCGCTGGGCCTGCTGCTCGCGTTGCCCCTCGTCGGGCTGCCGGCGCTGGCGGTGGCGCTGCTGGTGGGGATGTCGCGGGTGTACCTGCGGGTGCACTACGCCACGGACGTGGTCGTCGGCCAGGCGCTTGGCGCCGGCGCGGCCGTGCTCGCGCACCTGAGCCTCTCGTAG
- the pstA gene encoding phosphate ABC transporter permease PstA, which yields MNRRVWRRWVSNGMVGLMIVAVVLAVLPLLLILLNLLVKGAGSLSVAFFTRMPVPAGETGGGVAHAIVGTLIIVGMASVIGLPFGIGAGIYCAEFPRTRLALATRFIADVMNGTPSIVVGVFAWALIVARTKQFSALAGSAALAMLMIPMVMRTTEELIKLVPNSLREAALALGYPRWRTTLSIVLRTALPGIVTGSLLAVARVAGETAPLLFTALGSQFMSLNLTEPMAALPLTVFNYAIGPYEEWHRYAWATALVLILVVLVLSLAARLATRRRFQLNG from the coding sequence ATGAACCGCCGCGTCTGGCGCCGCTGGGTGAGCAATGGCATGGTGGGACTGATGATCGTCGCCGTGGTCCTGGCGGTGCTCCCACTCCTGCTGATCCTGCTCAACCTGCTGGTCAAGGGTGCCGGCAGCCTGTCGGTCGCGTTCTTCACCCGGATGCCGGTCCCTGCGGGCGAGACCGGCGGCGGCGTGGCGCACGCCATCGTGGGCACGCTGATCATCGTCGGCATGGCCAGCGTGATCGGCCTGCCCTTCGGCATCGGCGCCGGCATCTACTGCGCCGAGTTCCCCCGGACCCGCCTGGCACTGGCAACCCGGTTCATCGCCGACGTGATGAACGGGACCCCATCGATCGTGGTCGGCGTGTTTGCCTGGGCGCTGATCGTGGCGCGCACCAAGCAATTCTCGGCGCTCGCCGGCAGCGCGGCGCTGGCGATGCTGATGATCCCGATGGTCATGCGCACCACGGAGGAGCTGATCAAGCTCGTGCCCAACTCGCTCCGGGAGGCCGCCCTGGCGCTGGGCTACCCGCGGTGGCGCACCACCCTGAGCATCGTCCTGCGGACGGCGCTCCCCGGGATCGTCACGGGCAGCCTGCTCGCGGTGGCCCGGGTGGCGGGCGAGACCGCCCCCTTGCTGTTCACGGCGCTGGGCAGCCAGTTCATGAGCCTCAACCTCACCGAGCCGATGGCGGCGCTCCCCCTGACCGTGTTCAACTACGCCATCGGTCCCTACGAGGAGTGGCACCGCTATGCGTGGGCCACGGCCCTGGTGCTGATCCTCGTGGTGCTGGTGCTCAGCCTGGCGGCCCGGCTGGCCACCCGGCGGAGATTCCAGCTCAATGGCTGA